The following proteins are co-located in the Dyadobacter chenwenxiniae genome:
- a CDS encoding GNAT family N-acetyltransferase — MTDQLTFAAYRGVEIAAVIEALGALRITVFHDYPYLYEGSLDYEKDYLQIYVQSERAFLFSVFDDGKMVGATTCIPLTDEAAEVRKPFEDAGFDISAIFYFGESILLTKYRGLGLGHRFFDEREAHARSFGSFGLSCFCSVERGDHHPAKPADYRPNDAFWLKRGYVKEPSLQSIMEWPDIGEMSPSAKPMIFWIKTLEN, encoded by the coding sequence ATGACTGATCAACTTACATTTGCCGCTTATCGGGGCGTTGAGATTGCTGCTGTAATAGAGGCATTAGGCGCACTGCGGATTACAGTTTTTCATGATTATCCTTATTTATATGAAGGTTCGCTGGATTATGAAAAGGATTATCTGCAAATCTACGTCCAGTCAGAGCGCGCCTTTCTATTCTCCGTTTTTGATGATGGCAAAATGGTGGGGGCAACAACCTGCATTCCTTTAACGGATGAAGCTGCGGAGGTTCGTAAACCGTTTGAAGACGCAGGCTTTGATATCAGCGCCATTTTTTATTTTGGCGAAAGCATTTTATTAACCAAATATCGCGGACTTGGCCTCGGCCACCGCTTTTTCGATGAGCGCGAAGCACATGCCAGGAGCTTTGGAAGCTTCGGGCTGAGCTGTTTTTGTTCAGTGGAAAGAGGCGACCATCATCCCGCAAAACCAGCAGATTACCGTCCCAATGATGCATTCTGGCTCAAACGTGGTTATGTGAAAGAACCGTCATTGCAAAGCATTATGGAATGGCCCGATATCGGTGAAATGTCTCCCTCGGCCAAACCAATGATTTTCTGGATCAAAACACTCGAAAACTAA
- a CDS encoding DKNYY domain-containing protein, with the protein MINISALASRITRNANFKNVLCSEPGYHVRKNNVYYCGSLASPTFDLVAGADVKSFQTLDNKFSKLPTIRQYAIDEKFVYYKGKAIPGADPSSFVVLGYACGKDCNHIYTAYKIVSDDPDHFVKIDRHLSKDSKCIYYADRVISYDAPHFQLLAKVDGFTYFKDGHSIFVNGVRFDQPDVLSFEPLRHGYSRDAAHVYLLGPASFKIVEGADPGSFQVINQYYSLDQNHVYWRGDRLTDCEPSTYEALNF; encoded by the coding sequence ATGATCAATATCAGTGCCCTGGCCTCCCGCATTACCAGGAATGCCAACTTCAAAAATGTACTTTGCAGTGAACCGGGATACCATGTCAGAAAGAACAACGTGTATTATTGCGGAAGTCTGGCAAGCCCCACATTTGATCTGGTTGCAGGTGCTGACGTCAAATCATTTCAAACATTGGATAACAAATTTTCCAAACTGCCGACGATCAGGCAATATGCGATCGACGAAAAGTTTGTTTATTATAAAGGGAAAGCCATTCCGGGCGCAGATCCATCCTCATTCGTTGTGCTCGGATATGCGTGCGGCAAAGATTGCAATCACATTTACACAGCTTATAAAATCGTCTCAGACGATCCCGATCACTTTGTTAAAATAGATAGGCATTTGTCAAAAGACAGCAAATGTATCTACTATGCTGATCGGGTTATTTCTTATGATGCTCCTCATTTTCAATTGCTTGCCAAAGTCGATGGCTTTACTTATTTCAAAGACGGGCACAGCATTTTTGTCAACGGCGTCCGGTTTGATCAGCCGGACGTCCTATCTTTCGAGCCATTGCGGCATGGTTACTCCAGAGATGCGGCGCATGTCTACTTATTAGGGCCTGCTTCGTTCAAAATAGTGGAAGGGGCCGATCCGGGAAGCTTTCAGGTGATCAACCAATATTACAGCCTCGACCAGAACCATGTTTACTGGCGCGGTGACCGCCTTACCGACTGTGAGCCATCCACTTATGAAGCGTTGAATTTTTGA
- a CDS encoding ArnT family glycosyltransferase, translated as MIFLIPLAIWLGTAVCFLAFYNGNPQAFRRSLLTAAIGIFFFIATSTELLSPANLVNTIAIKAAWTILNIALMLLFRLLSKREDVSMVHILKAWRSSGKAFFRETGGLTNAVMLSILGLTCIVAVVATPNNMDSMAYHLSRLGYWIQNENVDHYASHIERSISFSPFSEYVHLHSFLLSGSERAFQLLQWSCLVGILMYISLLVEMLSGSRAAMRMALCFGVTLPIVVLESMTTQNDIVVAFFIVACAFYAFDYVRQTKKLSLILIAAAAALGMMTKGTFAFFVLPFAAYIFFFMIAKPSQWKPLAFLIGGSVIVMLLLNGPFWYRTYQIYESPIGTANKGNKNDISNPANLLSSTAKHVFLHLGFVSPGDRYNRFMASSLERFHQVIGIPLNSPGTGMPFKMNKLNFNEDFAHNFFAMWLIIFSLPILFFIKLSKTARWYTALAFLSFLLFCFFIGYQIYGSRLHISFFLLIAPAIGIVYGSLKVRAVPVILSLLLWFFALPFAVLSTSHPLLSTNWFFEEVFPKINTAFNLNIHVGKGNLNLKQPSILFAEPEKIVWGDYTDQALRMRAYVDSIGAKNIGFNFLESSLDYAYQYVLRAPDRHFEHVLVRNPSRSLENKTFIPDCIIAEHFAGNQISYHGRRYEKKWSTTGTFIYVPVN; from the coding sequence ATGATCTTTCTAATTCCGCTGGCAATCTGGTTAGGCACGGCCGTTTGCTTCCTGGCATTTTATAACGGAAACCCGCAAGCATTTCGACGGTCCTTACTAACGGCCGCAATCGGGATATTTTTCTTTATAGCAACATCAACCGAGTTGCTTAGTCCTGCAAATCTGGTCAATACAATAGCTATAAAAGCTGCATGGACGATCCTAAACATTGCCCTAATGCTGCTTTTCAGGCTGCTGAGTAAGCGAGAAGATGTTTCAATGGTTCATATTTTAAAAGCCTGGCGTTCTTCCGGAAAGGCGTTTTTTAGAGAAACGGGCGGCCTTACCAATGCCGTTATGCTTTCCATTTTAGGACTTACATGCATCGTCGCGGTGGTTGCCACGCCTAATAATATGGATTCCATGGCCTATCATTTGAGCAGGCTCGGTTACTGGATCCAGAATGAAAACGTCGATCATTATGCGTCACACATCGAACGGTCGATTTCTTTCAGCCCATTTTCGGAGTATGTTCATTTACATTCATTTTTGTTATCGGGCAGCGAACGTGCGTTTCAATTGTTACAATGGAGCTGTCTGGTGGGCATATTGATGTACATTTCGTTACTGGTTGAAATGCTGTCCGGAAGCCGCGCCGCTATGCGGATGGCGCTGTGCTTTGGCGTCACATTGCCGATCGTCGTGCTCGAATCCATGACCACGCAAAATGACATTGTGGTCGCATTTTTCATTGTTGCCTGTGCATTTTATGCATTCGATTACGTGCGTCAAACGAAAAAGCTCTCCCTCATTTTGATCGCCGCTGCGGCCGCGCTGGGCATGATGACGAAAGGCACGTTTGCGTTTTTCGTCCTGCCGTTTGCAGCCTATATTTTCTTTTTCATGATCGCAAAACCATCTCAGTGGAAGCCCTTGGCCTTCCTGATAGGCGGTTCGGTCATTGTCATGCTGCTGCTCAATGGTCCGTTTTGGTACAGAACTTACCAGATCTACGAATCTCCGATCGGGACAGCGAACAAAGGGAACAAGAATGACATCTCCAATCCGGCCAATTTGCTTTCCTCCACAGCCAAGCATGTTTTCCTTCACCTGGGTTTCGTTTCGCCCGGGGATAGATATAACCGGTTCATGGCGAGCTCGCTGGAACGTTTTCACCAGGTTATTGGCATTCCCCTGAACTCACCTGGAACGGGTATGCCTTTTAAGATGAACAAGCTGAATTTTAACGAAGATTTCGCGCACAATTTCTTTGCAATGTGGCTGATTATCTTTTCGTTACCCATATTATTTTTTATAAAATTATCCAAAACTGCCCGCTGGTATACAGCGCTGGCTTTTCTGAGCTTTCTGCTTTTTTGTTTCTTCATCGGCTACCAGATTTATGGTTCAAGGCTCCATATTTCGTTCTTTTTACTGATTGCCCCCGCGATCGGAATCGTTTATGGCTCGCTAAAAGTCCGTGCTGTCCCTGTAATTTTGAGCCTGCTGTTGTGGTTTTTCGCATTGCCGTTTGCGGTGTTGAGCACAAGCCATCCATTACTGTCCACGAACTGGTTTTTTGAAGAGGTTTTTCCAAAAATCAACACTGCATTCAACCTGAACATTCACGTCGGCAAAGGAAATCTGAACCTGAAACAGCCGAGTATTTTATTCGCCGAACCTGAAAAAATTGTTTGGGGGGATTACACAGACCAGGCTTTGCGAATGCGCGCTTATGTGGACTCGATAGGGGCCAAAAATATTGGATTTAATTTCTTGGAATCCAGCCTGGATTATGCCTACCAATATGTTCTGAGAGCGCCGGACAGGCATTTCGAGCATGTCCTGGTGCGCAATCCCTCGCGGTCTTTGGAAAATAAAACCTTCATTCCCGACTGCATTATCGCCGAGCATTTCGCGGGTAACCAGATCAGCTATCACGGCCGCAGATATGAAAAAAAATGGAGTACTACCGGCACTTTTATCTATGTTCCGGTGAACTAG
- a CDS encoding PQQ-dependent sugar dehydrogenase codes for MMRSFFYKQKRTLAQRYFCFGLIVMLFSGAQKQEPLPKGDPDNGGLATPEGFEALVVADSTGLARHIVVNENGDIYVKLRYYGKGQHGGTVALRDTNRDGRADIIKNFGNYPDQSSLANGITIRKGYLYFSSSLFVYRSKLVPGQLLPDSTVEVILKDDHEHGTHWHITKPMAFDDKGNMYVPFGAPSDACQDVANSPGGKPGTTGLTPCPDLEKHGGIWKFSADKLNQTQADGSLFATGLRSIVGMRWNNADQNLYAVVHGRDNLRRLFPDIYSSWQSAVLPADEFVKVTQGTNLGWPYYYFDQMKGKRILNPEYGGDSKKEGEGAKYQNPIIGFPGHWAPNDILFYTGNQFPERYKNGAFIAFHGSTNRAPYPQAGFFVCFVPWVNGKFSEKWEVFADGFAGMDPIINVSDAKARPMGLAQGPDGSLYITDSKKGKIWRVMFKGNKPSFGTPQLAAMEKHKLLGNIRTPDVVKDNLDKETKLAGEKIYRTYCTPCHQSNGLGDGSRFPPLVNSEWVTEDKRKLIRAVANGLEGPIEVLGKPYNDLMPKHDFMSPEEMAQLLTYVRQQFGNMPDRVSVDEVNRVLKK; via the coding sequence ATGATGAGATCCTTTTTTTATAAACAAAAGCGGACGCTTGCGCAACGCTATTTTTGCTTCGGCCTTATTGTAATGCTTTTCTCCGGCGCCCAAAAGCAAGAACCGCTTCCAAAAGGCGACCCGGATAACGGCGGACTGGCGACGCCGGAAGGTTTCGAAGCCCTTGTCGTGGCGGACAGCACCGGCCTGGCGCGACACATCGTGGTGAATGAAAACGGCGACATTTATGTAAAGCTGCGTTATTATGGAAAAGGCCAGCATGGCGGGACCGTAGCCCTGCGGGATACAAACCGAGACGGGAGAGCCGACATTATCAAAAATTTTGGCAATTACCCGGATCAAAGCAGCCTTGCAAACGGCATCACGATCCGCAAGGGATATTTATATTTCAGCTCTTCACTGTTTGTTTACCGAAGCAAACTGGTTCCCGGCCAGTTGCTGCCAGACAGCACCGTAGAGGTTATTTTAAAGGACGATCACGAGCACGGCACGCATTGGCACATCACCAAACCCATGGCTTTCGATGACAAGGGCAACATGTATGTGCCATTCGGAGCGCCTTCGGATGCTTGCCAGGATGTGGCCAACTCGCCGGGCGGCAAGCCGGGCACCACAGGTTTAACTCCCTGCCCGGATCTTGAAAAACATGGAGGTATATGGAAATTCAGTGCAGATAAGCTCAATCAGACACAGGCGGACGGAAGCCTTTTTGCGACTGGTTTGCGAAGTATTGTAGGCATGCGCTGGAACAATGCAGATCAAAACCTGTATGCAGTGGTGCACGGGCGGGATAACTTACGTCGGCTTTTTCCTGATATTTATTCGTCCTGGCAAAGTGCGGTGTTGCCGGCCGACGAATTTGTAAAAGTGACACAAGGAACAAACCTGGGGTGGCCTTACTATTATTTCGACCAGATGAAGGGCAAGAGAATTTTGAACCCGGAATATGGAGGGGATAGTAAAAAAGAGGGGGAAGGAGCCAAATACCAAAATCCAATTATTGGGTTTCCGGGGCATTGGGCGCCTAACGACATTTTGTTTTACACTGGAAATCAGTTTCCCGAGCGTTACAAAAACGGTGCATTTATCGCATTCCATGGCTCCACAAATCGTGCACCATATCCGCAAGCGGGCTTTTTCGTATGCTTTGTGCCTTGGGTCAATGGTAAATTTTCAGAAAAATGGGAGGTTTTTGCCGATGGTTTCGCTGGCATGGACCCCATCATTAATGTGAGCGACGCCAAAGCGCGGCCAATGGGGCTGGCACAAGGCCCAGACGGGTCCCTTTACATCACAGATTCGAAGAAAGGGAAAATCTGGAGGGTCATGTTCAAGGGTAATAAGCCATCATTCGGAACACCGCAACTCGCTGCTATGGAGAAACATAAGCTGCTGGGAAATATCAGGACGCCGGATGTGGTGAAGGACAATTTGGATAAGGAAACAAAACTAGCCGGTGAGAAAATTTACAGGACATACTGCACTCCCTGTCACCAATCCAATGGACTCGGAGACGGCAGCCGTTTTCCTCCATTAGTCAATTCCGAATGGGTTACGGAGGACAAAAGAAAGCTCATTCGCGCCGTAGCAAACGGGCTGGAAGGCCCCATAGAAGTGCTCGGAAAGCCATACAATGATCTTATGCCCAAGCACGATTTTATGTCACCCGAAGAAATGGCGCAATTGCTGACCTATGTAAGGCAGCAGTTCGGCAACATGCCCGATCGCGTTTCCGTCGATGAAGTGAACAGGGTTTTAAAAAAATAA
- a CDS encoding carbon-nitrogen hydrolase family protein: MPKSVTVASAQYPITHHADFAAWHEHMENWVSDAANKGAELLLFPEYGAMELVSILSPEIQCDILLQVAAMDSFKESFCDVFVKLASKYNVIIVAPSLPVVADGKHLNRVFVFSPKGLAGYQDKFFMTRFENEDWGIKSAPKVLTIFEASWGKFGIQICYDVEFGIGSQLLCHAGASLILAPSCTETIRGATRVHVGARARALENQAYVTVSQTVGNAEWSPAVDINYGYAAFYSTPDRDLPEEGIIAFKPPQQEGWLVQELDFSHIEEVRRDGHVFNFNDQRRIITELFGEAVNIQYAPI, from the coding sequence ATGCCTAAATCCGTTACCGTTGCCTCTGCTCAATACCCGATTACCCATCACGCAGATTTTGCGGCGTGGCACGAACACATGGAAAACTGGGTGAGCGATGCGGCGAACAAAGGTGCTGAACTTTTGCTTTTCCCTGAATACGGGGCAATGGAGCTGGTCAGCATTTTATCCCCTGAAATCCAGTGCGATATCCTGTTGCAAGTGGCAGCAATGGACTCTTTTAAAGAGTCGTTTTGTGACGTTTTTGTGAAGCTTGCAAGCAAATATAATGTTATCATCGTCGCTCCGAGCCTGCCTGTTGTTGCAGATGGAAAGCATTTAAACCGCGTCTTTGTTTTTTCACCCAAAGGCCTTGCGGGTTATCAGGACAAATTTTTCATGACCCGTTTTGAAAATGAAGATTGGGGCATCAAAAGTGCGCCTAAGGTCCTGACAATTTTTGAAGCGAGCTGGGGTAAATTTGGCATTCAGATCTGCTATGATGTCGAATTTGGAATAGGGTCTCAACTGCTTTGCCATGCAGGAGCGTCGCTGATCCTGGCACCAAGCTGCACAGAAACCATTCGCGGCGCTACACGCGTTCATGTAGGTGCGAGAGCGCGTGCATTGGAAAACCAGGCTTATGTAACTGTTTCTCAAACCGTTGGAAATGCTGAATGGTCTCCTGCCGTTGACATTAATTACGGATATGCGGCTTTTTATTCAACCCCGGACAGGGATTTACCGGAAGAGGGCATCATCGCATTCAAACCTCCTCAACAGGAAGGCTGGCTGGTTCAGGAGCTGGATTTCTCGCATATCGAAGAAGTAAGGCGCGATGGCCACGTTTTTAACTTCAACGATCAGCGAAGGATCATAACGGAGCTGTTTGGTGAAGCGGTAAACATTCAATATGCTCCGATCTAG
- a CDS encoding ABC transporter ATP-binding protein translates to MSDVKPFLETKDLSIGYKTKRTERVISTNLNLTLEPGQLVCLLGSNGSGKSTLMRTIAGLQPALEGVVYIGQQPLANLKSADLAQKLSLVLTERIEAGNLTALEVITLGRTPYTGWLGALGDADHKKIDEAISLTNVENLINRKIHQLSDGERQKVMLARALAQDTELILLDEPTAHLDLPNRVEMMRLLHALARQTGKAILLSTHELDLALQAADMLWLMQQNGALVTGVPEDLVLNGAFESAFAKSGFFFDKSSGTFNIYQDVRTHSISIFGDPMLIFWTKRALQREGFGITDEINALLKVQCGQLEGAAVWEFISKEKTLKYFNIADLVSGVKSAAK, encoded by the coding sequence ATGAGTGACGTAAAACCATTTCTGGAAACAAAGGATCTTTCAATTGGATATAAAACCAAGAGAACAGAGCGGGTCATTTCAACAAACCTGAACCTGACACTGGAGCCGGGGCAGCTTGTGTGCTTGCTGGGTTCCAATGGCTCAGGAAAATCAACATTAATGCGCACAATTGCTGGTTTGCAACCTGCTTTGGAAGGCGTTGTTTACATAGGTCAACAACCGCTGGCTAACCTGAAATCCGCTGACCTGGCTCAAAAACTCAGTCTGGTTTTGACGGAACGTATTGAAGCTGGAAACCTTACGGCGCTGGAAGTCATCACATTAGGACGTACACCTTACACCGGTTGGCTGGGTGCGTTAGGTGATGCTGATCATAAAAAGATTGATGAAGCTATTTCACTTACCAACGTTGAGAATTTAATTAACAGGAAAATCCACCAGCTCAGCGACGGTGAGAGACAAAAAGTAATGCTGGCCCGCGCCCTCGCACAAGATACGGAGCTAATCCTGCTCGATGAGCCGACAGCACATCTCGACTTGCCCAATCGCGTGGAAATGATGCGGTTGCTGCACGCACTGGCGCGACAAACTGGCAAAGCAATTTTACTAAGCACCCACGAACTAGACCTCGCATTGCAGGCAGCTGATATGCTGTGGCTTATGCAGCAGAATGGAGCACTTGTCACAGGAGTTCCGGAAGATCTCGTCCTGAACGGCGCCTTCGAATCGGCATTTGCAAAAAGTGGTTTTTTCTTTGATAAAAGCAGCGGCACATTTAATATTTATCAGGATGTACGCACGCATTCCATCAGCATTTTCGGCGATCCTATGTTAATTTTCTGGACAAAAAGAGCTTTACAGCGCGAAGGTTTTGGTATCACTGACGAAATCAACGCATTACTCAAAGTTCAGTGCGGTCAGCTCGAAGGAGCCGCGGTTTGGGAATTTATATCAAAGGAAAAAACGCTCAAATACTTCAACATTGCTGATTTGGTCTCGGGAGTAAAATCAGCCGCCAAATAA
- a CDS encoding amidohydrolase/deacetylase family metallohydrolase, translating to MFLKNIYTLVNACKIHFCLSALLILSSSVFSQKYDLLIKGGHVIDPANGIDKVMDVAVSKGIIAKVAVKIDEAAEKIIQAKGLYVTPGFIDMHTHVFVGPNAGTFANGVNSVSPDDFTFRSGVTTVVDAGTSGWRSFPLFKKQVIDQSKTRILAFVNIAGDGMTGDGHEQNIEDMVPDSALRIINRYSETIVGVKIGHYNGTDWTPFDNAIKLARQVEKPLFVECHLPQYSFQDQLEKLSPGDMITHTFENIKERMPIIGDDGKVRPFVLEAKKRGVLFDLGHGGAGFWFDQAAPAVKQGFAPNSFGTDLHRFSMNSAMKDMTNVMSKFMALGLSLHDVVQIATWNAAKAINHESLGNIKAGNVADLAIFKIRDGTFGFTDSGGKTISGSRKLEVEMTVREGKIVWDLNGLGARKTDF from the coding sequence ATGTTTTTAAAGAATATATACACTCTGGTTAATGCGTGCAAAATTCATTTTTGCCTGTCAGCTCTGCTGATTTTAAGCAGTAGCGTTTTCAGTCAAAAATACGACCTGCTCATTAAAGGCGGTCATGTTATTGATCCGGCCAATGGCATTGATAAAGTTATGGATGTTGCTGTCAGTAAAGGCATTATCGCAAAAGTAGCAGTCAAAATCGATGAAGCTGCGGAGAAAATTATCCAGGCAAAAGGCTTGTATGTGACACCTGGTTTCATTGATATGCACACCCACGTTTTTGTGGGGCCTAATGCAGGAACTTTTGCCAATGGCGTTAACAGCGTCTCTCCTGATGATTTTACGTTTCGTTCCGGGGTTACCACCGTTGTGGATGCGGGGACGTCGGGCTGGCGAAGCTTTCCCTTGTTTAAAAAGCAGGTCATAGATCAGTCTAAAACAAGAATTCTGGCTTTTGTCAACATTGCGGGAGACGGCATGACGGGTGACGGACACGAGCAAAATATAGAGGATATGGTCCCGGATTCCGCTTTGAGAATCATTAATAGATACTCTGAAACAATTGTCGGCGTTAAAATCGGACATTATAACGGAACGGACTGGACACCTTTTGACAATGCAATAAAACTCGCAAGGCAGGTTGAAAAGCCACTTTTTGTAGAATGTCATTTGCCTCAATATTCCTTTCAGGATCAGTTGGAGAAGCTCAGTCCGGGTGACATGATCACGCATACATTTGAAAACATAAAAGAGCGGATGCCCATTATTGGCGATGATGGAAAAGTCCGCCCATTTGTTTTGGAAGCGAAAAAACGAGGTGTTTTGTTTGATTTAGGGCACGGCGGGGCAGGCTTCTGGTTTGATCAGGCAGCTCCTGCGGTAAAGCAGGGATTTGCTCCCAATTCGTTCGGTACCGATTTGCACCGTTTCAGCATGAACTCGGCCATGAAAGATATGACGAATGTAATGTCAAAATTCATGGCACTGGGCTTGTCGCTGCATGATGTGGTACAAATCGCCACCTGGAATGCTGCCAAGGCCATTAACCACGAGTCATTAGGAAACATAAAAGCGGGTAATGTAGCCGATCTGGCGATTTTCAAAATCAGGGACGGCACATTTGGCTTTACGGATTCGGGTGGAAAAACAATATCCGGTTCCCGAAAGCTGGAAGTGGAAATGACAGTAAGGGAAGGGAAAATTGTGTGGGATTTAAATGGCCTGGGCGCTAGAAAAACAGATTTTTGA
- a CDS encoding nuclear transport factor 2 family protein, whose translation MASLDIVQAYYACFNHKNWDGMLALLHPEVRHEPNQGDVRVGIEKFTEFLGNMDESYEETLTDMVFFTTPDDSRVAVEFTVRGIYKKAEEGMPEAYGQSYKLPAAAFLELKNEKICRVTTYYNLPLWLELVSKSRND comes from the coding sequence ATGGCTTCTCTGGACATTGTACAAGCATATTATGCATGCTTTAATCATAAAAATTGGGACGGAATGCTTGCATTGCTGCACCCCGAAGTAAGGCACGAACCTAACCAGGGCGATGTGCGTGTGGGCATTGAAAAATTCACAGAATTTCTCGGCAATATGGACGAGTCTTATGAAGAAACGCTGACGGATATGGTGTTTTTTACGACGCCGGACGACTCCCGGGTTGCCGTTGAGTTCACAGTAAGGGGAATTTACAAAAAAGCGGAAGAAGGCATGCCTGAGGCGTATGGACAATCTTACAAACTTCCCGCGGCAGCATTTTTGGAATTAAAGAACGAAAAGATCTGCCGGGTTACCACTTATTACAATCTGCCGCTGTGGCTAGAACTGGTTTCCAAGTCCAGAAATGACTGA
- a CDS encoding amidohydrolase/deacetylase family metallohydrolase: MLAYTHAKNAGRVAGFLCSLLFLFFPYFASAQEIEILLKGGHVIDPKNNIDAIMDVAIDGGKIVRVASNIAASEARKTVDVKGYYVTPGLIDMHVHVFAGTAPDAYIANASTSLPPDGFTFRAGITTVVDAGSSGWRNFRTFKAQTIDKAQTRVLALLNIVGTGMASRYEEQDLSDMNPVMTANMIQRLFPKIIVGVKAAHYWGDYAQVKAAVEAGKLANVPVMVDFGEHQPPLSIEKLFKEYLRPGDIFTHTYSHGPANRETVVDENGKVKPFVFEAQKNGLIFDVGHGGGAFAWRQAIPAMQQGFKPNVISTDLHTDSMNGGMKGLDNVISKFLNMGMTLPDAILRVTWNPAQVIKRPDLGTLSVGSEADVAVFNLRKGDFGFLDARKLKIKGDRKLEAELTIRAGKIVWDLNGISAAGWESEMMAK; the protein is encoded by the coding sequence ATGCTGGCTTACACACATGCAAAGAACGCAGGACGCGTTGCCGGGTTTCTGTGTTCCCTGCTGTTTTTATTCTTCCCCTATTTTGCCAGTGCCCAGGAGATTGAGATCCTGCTGAAAGGCGGGCACGTCATTGATCCCAAAAACAACATTGACGCCATAATGGACGTCGCAATCGACGGCGGAAAGATCGTCCGGGTAGCCAGTAACATTGCTGCTTCCGAAGCCAGAAAGACGGTTGATGTGAAAGGTTATTACGTCACGCCGGGGCTTATTGATATGCACGTGCACGTTTTTGCAGGCACTGCGCCCGACGCCTATATTGCCAATGCATCCACGAGCCTACCACCGGACGGCTTCACTTTTCGCGCCGGAATTACCACGGTCGTAGATGCCGGATCATCGGGCTGGCGCAACTTCCGGACTTTCAAAGCACAAACGATCGACAAGGCGCAAACGCGTGTTTTAGCATTGCTTAACATTGTGGGCACGGGTATGGCGAGCCGCTACGAAGAACAGGACCTTTCGGATATGAACCCGGTCATGACGGCCAATATGATCCAAAGGCTTTTTCCAAAAATAATCGTAGGCGTAAAAGCCGCGCATTACTGGGGGGACTATGCGCAGGTAAAAGCCGCTGTTGAGGCAGGGAAATTGGCCAATGTGCCTGTTATGGTTGATTTCGGCGAACACCAGCCGCCATTGTCCATTGAAAAATTGTTCAAAGAATATCTTCGCCCGGGCGACATTTTTACACACACGTACTCACACGGGCCTGCGAACCGGGAAACGGTTGTGGATGAAAATGGAAAAGTCAAGCCATTTGTTTTCGAAGCGCAGAAGAACGGGCTGATTTTCGATGTCGGGCACGGTGGCGGCGCATTTGCTTGGCGGCAGGCGATTCCGGCTATGCAGCAAGGATTTAAACCCAATGTGATCAGCACAGACTTGCATACGGACAGCATGAACGGCGGTATGAAGGGACTGGATAATGTGATTTCGAAATTTCTTAACATGGGCATGACGCTCCCCGACGCCATTCTGCGCGTAACATGGAACCCCGCACAAGTGATTAAGCGTCCGGATCTTGGCACATTATCGGTGGGTTCGGAAGCAGATGTCGCAGTTTTTAATTTAAGAAAAGGTGATTTCGGATTTCTGGACGCCCGCAAATTGAAAATAAAAGGCGATAGAAAACTGGAAGCCGAACTAACCATTCGCGCCGGGAAGATTGTGTGGGACCTCAATGGGATCAGTGCTGCCGGTTGGGAATCGGAAATGATGGCTAAATAG